A region of the Acidobacteriota bacterium genome:
CCTCAGCCGACGTCGGGGTCGCCGGCTTCGCGCCCGGCCCGAGGACCATCGCGTCGATCTTGGTCTGCAGTTTCCTGGGAAGCACCCGGTTGCCGTAGAGCGGCGCCATCCCGGTGGCGCCCAACTCCAAGCCCAGCGCGAAGTCCACGTCCTCGTGCGACTTCTTGAACCGTTCGAGCGCCTCCGCGATCTTCTGATGATCGGTCGTGAACGAGAGCGCACGGTCGTGGGCAAACAGCGCCACCTGGTCCTGTGGCAGCAGCCGGGTCTTCACGAAACGCAGCAGGCCGCTGATGTATCCCGACGGCACTTCGAGCCGGCCCAGGCCCAGCGCGATCACAAACATGCGCCGATTCTGCGGGCCCAACGTCATGCCGCTACGGAGGGTCAATGCGGCGTCGGGCGACGATGTGTCGGGCGCGAGCGCCTGCAAGGTGAAGTGCCGGACCTGCTGTGGAACTCCGTCTTCGGTCACGGTGAAGTCTGCCTGTTTCAGGTCGGTGACCGGCTTGCCGGACCGGTCGACCACGTGAACGTTGACGGGCACGAGGTCAAGCGGGGCTTGCGCGGGCGACGCGGACGGCGCCTGCGGCATGGCGTGCGTGACCGGGAAGCCGACGAGCACCAACACGAAGAGGAACGCGCAGACTGGATACAGGCGTCGCGACATCAGGCACCTCTCTGGGGACAGCCGAATTCCAGACATTCTGCCTTTTCCTGACTCGGGAAAACAAGCCGCTGTCGACGTAGTCGTCAGCGCAGATCCTGCCAGCGCGTGCCGGAGGCCAGCGCGCGGGCCACGCAACCGCCGGCCGCTTCGTACACACCGCGCCACGCCTCTGGTGAAGCGGCCGCACGGAAGTCGGCGTCGGCCGGACAAGCGACGCCGCGAGGCCCGGCTGCTGAGTTCGGGCCGCGGGTGGATCGTCCTACGGTGGTGCCCGCCGCACGTTCTCCGGCCTTGACGATGGCCAGTCCCTCCCGGACCCAGAGCGGGCGATCGCGCAGGAGGGGATCGATCAGGACGTGCACCAGTTCGTGCCGCAGCGTCAGTTCGAGGATCCCCCGCTTCCGCAGCACATCGAGCGGGAGCAGATCGATCCGCGACCCCTTCGTGCGCGCCGACGTCCACCAAGGCTGCCCCGTCGCCCGCGTGTACGCTTCGACCGTCGGGTGAAACTGCAGGTCCAGCACCGACGGCAATGCCACGCCGAGGCTGGACGACATGACGCGAGCCAGTTGGCGCGTCAGCGACCGCACCTCATCGAGACGCTCGCGATCGGCTTCGGGCAGCAGGACGCGAATGGCCGGATCGCTTCCAGACATCACCGCTCCGCCGGCCCCGCTGTCCGTGCCTGACAGGGCGGCCACCTGAAGACCTGGAAAGTAGGCCGCGAGGATCTCGACCCGACTTCGACCCTGCGCAGCGCGACTCGCCGCGCCGCGCACGCACAGGCCCACGCCATGGCCGAGGCCACGGCCCGAGAGCACAAACCCGACACCAGAACGCCGCACGTTGAACAGGGTGCTCTTGACGACCTGCCAGCCAAGCACACGACCGGCGGCCAACTGAAAGGTGTTGGCATCGATGTGATCGGGCGCCATCCCCTCCACGCGGAGCATCGCGGCGCGTCCGGACGGATGTCGCGATGCGACGCTGAAGCCGCGCACCGCCGAACCGCGCAAGCCGGCGGCTTCCAACACCCGGCGCAACTGCGGTTCCGCGACCTCGCTCGTCCATCCCGCTTCGTTCTGGCACGCCGGATCCGGTCGCGCAGGCAGATACGCGGGATCGTCGGCGCCTGCCCACACATGCGACGGCGCTTCCGTGTGACCGCCGCACCAGGCCGAATAGAAGACGCGAGCGACGTGATCCCCTTCGCGCAGCACGAGGCCCGCAGTCGACCGCGCGGCTCGCTCCGTCTCCGCTGTCGCAAGGCCAAGCACCTGGCAGTGCGTGAGATCGCAGAAGTCAAACCCCTCGGCGGCATGACGTCCCCGGTTGGCTGCCGCGAACGTCCGCACGGTGATCGTCAGCGCCTCGAGCGCCGCCATCGGAGCGCCCGCGGACATTTCGCCGGCCACCACGCGCGCGACGTAGGATTCGAGAGGCAGCCAGACAGGATCGTAGCCGCCTCCGCGCCGGGTGATGCCAATGCGAACCTCGCCCGAGCGCACGGAACGGCTTACGCTCCGTGCGGCCGCGCCAGTGCTGCCGAGATCAGGCGTTGATGGCGCCTGCGTCGCCCCCCCGCCATCCCTCGCTCGCGCGATGCCCCACGTCCTCAGTACGTCGACGGCCACCGCAGCCGCATCGGCACCGGCGCCGCCTGGTACGACAACGACGATCGCGTAAGCAGGCTTCGAGTCGGGTGTCGTCGCGACGACCACTCCGAGGTAGCCCCCGCCAGCCATCGGCGCCGTGCCTGTCTTGGCCAGCGCCGGGACTCCCGCGCTGCCAAACGCGGATGCCGTTCCCACCGTCGCCGCCATCCGTAGCCCCCCAATCACGGTCGCCCGCGTCCGGTCGGACATGCGGAATGATGAGGCTGGTCCTGTCACTCTGATGAAGCCGTCCAGCAGGCCCCGCGGCGTTGCGCAGACGCCAGCCAGGCCCAACGCGACGAGTGCCGTCGGAGCGCCGCCGCCACTCGGCCCAAGCCCCATGCGAACGAGCACATCGTCGAGCGCCGCGCGCGGCAAGCGCTGAGCCACGGTGGCGAAGAACACGTTGCAGGAATAGCCCAGCGCCTCGGACGCACCCAGCGGCCGGTGCAGGTCGGGATGGACGCACGTGAGGGTGCGTCCATCGACCGTCACGGTGCGTCGGCACACAATGCGCGTCGCCTCATCGACGACGCCCTGCTCCATGGCGGCGATAAGCGTGGCAATCTTGATGACCGACCCCGGCGCGGTCGCCGCGGCGAGCACGTCGGGGCGCGACTCGGCCACGACACGCTTCGATGAGAGGTCGATCAGAAGGTAGGCGGGACCGGTTGATGACGCGGGTTGGGCGGCGGCCAGGCCAGGCCAGGCGGCAAGGCATAGCAAGGCGCCCACGGCCGCCAATAACCTGGACCTCGACAGACGCACGCGTTCAGCAATCACACGGTCTCCCGACCCGATGCGTGCGCAGCAACCGCGTCACCGACCCGAGACGCCGAGAAACCGCGCCGATTCGGCCCAGATCAACTCCAGATTCGCGCCTAGCAGATGGTCATCATCGAGCATGCGCAAGGAGACGCCAAGCCGCCCAGCCGCGAATCGCTGCACCATCGCGGGGTCGACCACATCATCTCGCCGGCCGTGGAAGATGAGCGTCGGTGTCGAGATCTGTTCGGCGAAGGAATCGTGCTTCTGCGCGTCTTCGTACAAGGCAAAACGGATTGGTCTGATCTGGTTTAACGCGTAGTGCATCACGTCGTACCGGTCCGTCCGGCGCCACCGCTCGAGACCGGCGGCATCCAGCGGTCCGAATCCCGATCGCCCGAAATCGAGCGCTGGAGCGAGCAGCACCAGGCGATCGATCGGCGAGCGAACCGGCATGCCGGCATCGCGGGCCCGGGCCTGCCGGACCGCCACCTGGTACGCCACGAAGCCGCCCAGACTTGATCCAACCAGCGCCAGCGGCCCGTGGGGCAGCAACGCCATCTCCTGCTCGACCTGCGCAATCATCCGCGTCGTGGTCAGCGTCGAGAAGTCGGGCTCGTTCAAATCCGGGCAGCGCACATCGATGCCGAGTGGACAGAGCCGTTCGGCGAACAACCGCGCCTTGGTCGACTCGGGAGACGAGCCGAACCCGTGCAGGTAGATGAGGTGTCTCACTGTCCTGGCGTCGCCCCCGTCAGACCGTCAGAGCTTCGTCGTGCAGCCGGGCCGGCACTGGCAGGCAATGCCCGCCTTTCCGCCGGTGTAATACCGATACGACAATTCCATGCCCGGTTGTACCGTCCGCGCCGCGCAGATCCAGATGGTGTCGCCGACGACGCGCGAGTAGCAGTTCGGTTTACAGCCGTGGTTGATGTAGCGAGCGATGCTGCCACCCACTTCGCCATCGCGCACCCACCGATGGTTGATGGCGAACAGCCAGATATGGCCGTGCGCCTGATGCGCGGCTTCCCGCGCGTGGCTCTCCCGCGTCGTGATCTTCTCTCCAGCGTAGTCGATGATGCGTGTGTTCTTGGGGATGGTCTCGATCGCGAAGACGCCCCAGCCGTGGAGGCGGGAACGACGGCGAACGATACGGGGATACGAGGGTGTCTTCATCTGCTCTAAGATACACTGCGCAGGCCCGGGGAGGGCAACTGCCTCGTATCGATGGCAGCATGACGGCGAAGCGGAAAACGGAGCGCGAGATGTCACACTCAACACGTCGACGCATCGTGCTGGGCTTCGTGGTCGTGGTGGTAGCCGCCCAGTTCATCAGGCCTGATCGCACCAACCCGGCTGTCGTTCCGGAGCAGGCGCTCGAAGCCGGTGGGCACGTGCCAGCTCAGGTGGTGGCGACGCTCAAGCGCGGGTGCTACGACTGCCACGCGCACACCACGATCTGGCCCTGGTACACCAATGTGACGCCGGTCTCGTGGATGATGGCCGACCACGTGAACGAAGGCCGCCAGAAGCTGAATTTCTCGACGTGGAATACCCTGCCGGCGAAACGCCGCGTCAAGGAACTCGAGAAAATTCAGCGTCTCGTCACCGACGGCGAGATGCCACTCGCCAGCTACCTGCTCATCCACCGCGACGCGAAGATGTCCGACGATGACAAGCAGATCGTGTCGAACTGGACGAGCGCAGAGCGAGCGCGCCTGATGCAGGAGGAGGCGATCGCCACGATGCCAGCCTTCGCGCCGACCTCGACCTACGGAGGCTTCGTCTACGTGTCTGGCATCCTGCCCGGCGCGGCAATCGCGCCGCCATCGGTGGCCGAGGACATCCGCAGGCAGACCACGCGCGTGCTGGACGAACTGAAGGCACGCCTGGCAAAGGCCGGCACGAGTCTCGATCGCGTGGTGACGCTCTCGGTCTATCTGAAACGCGCCGAGGACTTCGCGGCGATGAACCAGGTGTGGGCGAAGTACTGGCCAAAGGACCCGCCGTCCCGCACCACGGTCATCGCGGGACTGCCGTCGCCGGGCGCCCTGATTCAGGTAACCGCCATCGCGGCCACGCCCGACACGCCGCGCCAGACGATTCATCCGAAAGCCTGGCTCAAATCGCCCAGCCCATACAGCTACGCCGTCAAGAGCGGCGACACGTTGTTTCTGGCCGGCCTGGTTGCGCGGCGCGGCGTCGACAACACCACCGTCAACGGCGACATCACGGTGCAGACCCGGACCGTACTCGAAAACGCGAAAGCGATTCTGGCGGAGGCGGGATTCGGGTTCAACGACGTCGTGAGCGCACGGGTCTTTCTGACAGACGTCGCGAACTTTGCCAGGATGAATGAGACCTACCGGTCGGCCTGGCCGAAGGACCCGCCGGCGCGGGCCACGGTCATCACCGGGCTCACGAATTCGGGCTACCTGGTTGAGATCACATTCGTCGCGGTCAAGGGTGGCGCGCGCGTGGCCTATACGACGCCGATCGCCGACGGCACGGCTGGCATCCCGAGCCCGAACCTGAGCGGCGCCATCAACATCGGTCCACGCCTGTTCGCGTCGGGCATGCTCGGGATCGTCCCGGGCAAGACGCCTGACGCCGCTCTGCAGGCCCGGGAGATCCTGGCGCGGCTGGGCCGGACCATCGCGCTCGGCGGCGCGCAGTGGTCGAATGTGATTGAATCGGTGGTCTACGTGACGGACCTCGGCAAGGCCCCAGCCGTGCTGAACGCCTTCCGCGCGCAAGTCGGTCCGGCGCTGCCAGTGGGAACCCTCGTGGTCTCGGGCTTGGTGAGCCCCGGGGGTCTGGCCGAGATCATGCTGACAACGGGAAAGTGAGGCACCGACCATGGCTGGCACGTGTTCGTTCGATGTGACGTCAACTGTCGATCTGCAGGAAGTGGACAATGCACTGAATCAGGCCCGCAAGGAAGTGGTTCAGCGGTACGACTTCAAGGGCTCGAAGGCGGCGATCGAGTTCAGCCGCGCCGACAACACCATCACGCTCGTCGCCGACGATGAGTTCAAGATGCAGGCGCTGTGGGAGATCGTGCAGGGCCGGATGGTCAAGCGCAGTGTGCCGGTCAAGAACCTCACGCTCGGCGAGATCGAGCGTGGAGGCAACGACACGGTGCGGCGCGTGGTCACGCTCCAGCAAGGCATCCCAGTCGACACTTCCAAGGCCATCGTCAAGTTCCTGAAGGACCGCAAGCTGAAGAAGGTGCAGGCCGCCATCCAGGCCGACCAATTGCGGATCTCGTCCCCGTCGAAAGACGAGCTGCAGGCGGTGATGCAGTTGTTACGCGCCGAGGATTTCGGGATCGCGCTGCAGTTCGGTAACCGCCGAGACCAGTGACGGGCCAACGACTCGTCAAGCCTCGCACACTGGTCTGGCTGGGGGTGGCCACCGCCGTCGTGTTGTGGGCCACCGCGACCGGGCTGGGCGCGCGCGTCTTTGCCGCGGCGCTGGTGGCGTCCGCGTTGCCGTTGCCCATCTATCTGGCCGCGGCCCTGTGGCTCGACCGGTTCGAGCCCGAGCCTCGGGGCATGCTCGCGATGGCGTTTCTGTGGGGTGCATCGGTCGCCATTGTCGTCGCCGGCATCGTCAACCAGGTGATGGATGCCAGCCTGGGCGAGAGCCTCAGTTCCATCCTTACCGCGCCGCTCGCCGAAGAAGTGCTCAAGGCCTTCATCCTGTTCCGCTTCTACTCGCGTAAAAAGACGGAGTTCGACGGTGTCGTCGATGGATTGATCTACGCGGCGATGGTCGGACTGGGATTCGCGTTCATGGAGAACATCGACTATTACGGGCGTGCGCTGATCAAGGAAGGCCCCGGCGGACTGGCGGTGACCTTTACGCTTCGCGGCGTCATGGCGCCGTTCTCGCATCCGCTGTTCACCGGGCTGACGGGTATTGGACTCGGCGTGGCTCGACAAACGCATCGGCGGTGGGTGCGATCTGTTGCGCCGTCATTGGGCCTGGTGGGGGCGATCGGCCTTCACGCCACCTGGAATGCCGGCGCGTCGATGGGATGCGTCTTCTTCCTGGTGTATGCGGCCGTGATGGTGCCGGCCATGATGGCGCTTCTTGCCGTGGCCGCGTTCAGCCTGCGTTCGGAAGGCCGCCTGATCCATACGTACCTGGCGGTCGATCGCGAACGCGGGGTGCTCAGCGACACGGAGCACCAGGCGCTGTGTTCGGTGCGGGGGCGCCTGCACGCGTCGACGGTCGCGTTGACCCGCGAGGGCTGGGTGGCGTGGCGGCGTCGGCGGGCGTTTCACCGGGCCGCGAGCGAGCTGGCCTTCCATCGTCATCGTGTGGCTGATGGAGACGAGCCCGCCGACGCGGCGCTCGAAGCGGACTGGGTCAATCGCCTGAACGAGTTCCAGACGCGAGGATAGGGACTCTCCGGCTGCATTCCCATTCTTGCTAGGCGTCCCGGGGGAGCAGGCGCGGTTTCCCCTTGATTGGCACGGCACCAAAGTGTTTCAGGTCGAGCGTCGCGATGGCCTCGGCGCGCAGGCGTTCCGCCGTCGTGATCACGACGGCGTCCACCAGTCCCAGGCGCAGGGTCTTGTAGCGCCGGCAGAGCCGGTCGGCAGCCGCGAGATCCTCCTGGCGGCCCCACTCGACCGCGAACGCCCCGGACGCGAGGTCGGCGAGCCAAAGATCCTCGGCGCGGGTACCAAGGTGCGCGGCGACCAGGTAGTCGATCTCCGGGAGGACGGCCCAGGGCAGGAGCCACGCGTCCGGGTCGTCTTCGTACAACCGCCTCACCGTCTCGTGATGACGATCGCTCCGGTCGAACAAGGCGATCATGGCCCCGGTATCGGCGACGATCATCGCGGCGCTCCGAATCCTGCCAGATATTCCTCTGCACGCTCGCCAAGGTCGGCATGGCCGCTGCGAGCCGACGCGATGCTGCGCGCGACGCGCACGGTGTCGTGTTTGGCCACGTATTCGGCGATCGCCTCGCGAACCAGAGCGGCGGGCGCGATCCGGCGGTGGTACGCCACGCGCTTGAGGCGGCGGTAGTCGTCGCTATCGAGGTAGAGTGTGGTCTTGTCCATATATACCTGCCATATATGGTAAATGCGCTCGGCCACGAGGTCAACTGCCCGGGAGTCCGGAACCGGCTCGGCCCCTCTCATGGCGCTCACCATCGCGATGCACCGGCCCGAACCGTCGGTCAGCGCCGTCTTCTCGAAGCCCATGGACTGGCTCGTCAATCTCGAGAAGTACCTGCGGCCGGGCGCCAGGCTCGACAGCATCGATCGCGATCCTGCGCAGGGCGCCGACGTCCACTTCTGACCCAGAGAGCGCATCGTCGGGTACGCCAACGACGCCGGCGACGTGCTGATCAAGGCGGTGGATGATATGTCGCCACACCTGATCCTGGTGTTCAAGGCGCGGGAGCAGTGGGCGCCTCGCCCGTTGCGGCCGATAACGTCGTTATACTGAAGGCAACGGACTGAGGGAGCCGGTGACGTTCCGACCTAAGAACCTGACCGCCGAGACGCACCCCTGCGGAGTGGTCGCGTTTCTGGTGCTCGCGGCCACGCTGGTCGCAGCCTGCGCGCGGAGCCCGTCTGCTCCGAGTACCGGTGAAAGCCCGTTCGAGCAATTGGCCGAAAAGCTCGCCACGGCCCACTTCAGGATGCTCGCCGATCGGAGCGACGCGGCAACCCTACGTGCGGTCGCCGATGCGCTGGAGTCGGCCTATCCCCGGGTCACAACCGACTTGCACACGGGCGACCTGCCGGTCGTGGCAGCCTGGATCTGGGTGGACGCCGCGTCCTTCTACGACGCGATGCGTGGGAACATCGGGCAGACCTATCCCGGCAGCCGCGGCTACGTCTTTGGCGTGCGCAACCTCGGCGTGCTGGCCGACGCCACGGTGGCGCGCCACGCCACCCACGAATTCGTCCACGTGGTTTCGTTGGCGGTGAACGCGACGATCGGCAACAACCCGCGCTGGCTGTGGGAGACAGTGGCGCTTTATGAGAACGGTGAGTTCGTCAACCCCGCGAGCCTTGATTACATGCTTGCCGGCCGCTACCCGACGCTTGCGGCGCTCGATGCCGACTTCAATACGAGCCGGCAGATCTACGAGGTCGGCTACCTGCTGGGAGAGTTCATCGTCTCGGAGTGGGGCCTGCCGGGCTTGGTGGGCCTGATTCGTGAGAATGGCAACCTGGCCCGCGCGCTCGGCGTGACGACCGAGGCGTTCGAGGCTCGGTGGTACGCGTTTCTGCGGTCCAAGTACGGGCTGCCGTAGTGACCCGAGCCGGACAAACTTGGCGCATGTTCAGGTGGCCGGCGGACAGGGCGAAGGCCCTCAAGCAGTTGACGAACGGCGGTGCAATCGCCACACCGGAAACGTCCACTACCGCTGAATGGCCGCAAACCGTCAACCGTCGGTGCGGCAGTGAGCGGCTCGCGAGGATCTGATCGTGCGCCGCGGACCTTCTCCTTCACCTGCCCAATCCCGCCACGTTCGACCTCGACATGACCCTCCGCGAGGTCAACCACGTCCACGTCAGGCGACGAGAAGGACCGCTGCCACGCGGATTGCGGAACGGCTGGCGTCATCGAACTGAAGCACGAAGAGGAGCGTCCGAGCGCGCGCGTGGAATCCAGCGCGCCCGGCGTCACGGTCGACATCAGATCCCGCTGAGCCTGCCCCAAGGCGTTCGCTGCGGGAATCCGGGCGGGCGGGTCCCGCTTTCTCGTGCCAGCGGCAACGCGGGTACTACCGCTTCGTAAACACCACGATCCGGTTCGTATTGGTCCCGATCGTGTTGTTGGCCACACCCCACAGGTTAGCGGTCTTGGTGAACCGCTGGGCGTTGATCAGGATGAACACCGGCTCGAGCCCCGCCGCCAGACCGCTAGGCACCACAATTTCTTCCAGCCGGATCGAGCCCTTGTGCACCTCGCCCACTTCGAAGGCGACGCAGCCGCCGGGCTTCAGCACCCGATAGAGTTCGTGGAACACCCGAGTCATCTCGGCCTGCCAGGATGAGAGACTGCGCACGTTGGTGATGTGGACTGCCGTCGGATCAATCCCGCAGAACCAGCATCGCAGCCAGTTGTCGCCCTTGTAGTTGACGACCGTCAGGAACGGGGGGGATGTGACGACGAGATCCACCGAATGGTCGGCGATCTCCGGCGTCGCGTGAGCGGGGCGCGTCACGACCAACGCCCGGGCGCCTGCCCCATGAGTCTCTCCGGCAGACCTCTGGTCGCCGAGCAGCGTCGGTTCGACCGACTGGTAGTCCTTCAGCAGCGCCCTGCTCTTCTTGCCGATGAGCGCCCGCACGTCACGGCGCGGCGGCACCTGTCCGCGCTTGACATTGATCTTCCGCTGGGAACTCACCGAGGTGGCCTGGTTGGGCGGCAGCGTGTAGACCGAGAAGAAGCCCGGCGAATGGCCGGTGAGACGGTTCACGGCGACCATGCGAATCCAGCGGTCCACGTCGTCGAGCGTGCGGTCGCGTTCGCGTGTCAGCAGATACTCCCGCAAAGCGGAGATCTCCTGCAGCGTGTCGGGATGGTAGAAGACGTCGAAATCCGGCGGCAGTTCGACGCGGCGTTGGAAGTCGATTTCGGCCAGGCGGCGCTGGACATCTGTCATGGCCGGCGGCGCCAGGCGGGGGGCCAGCAGGACGGCCGTCAGCGGGTTGATGTCGTTGGCCACCGGCACCCGCTCGGCCAGCGACGCTTCGAGCGGTGTCGTGCCCCGACCCGCGAACGGATCGTAGACGACGTCACCAGGCTCGGTGAGGCGATCGATGAAGAAACGCGGCAACTGCGGCTTGAAGCACGCGCGGTACGAGATCTCGTGAAGGCTGTGCGCGTCGCGCTGGCGGCTGGTCCAGAACTCATTGATGAAAGTCGGCACCTCGACCAGGCCTCCGTCGGCCAACGCCGCCGAGGTGGTCGTTTCGGCGGTCACCTTGTGGTGCCAGCGGAAGTCGCGGACGTGGTGCAGCAGCTCGGCAGCGGTCATGGACACAATCGTTCATCGTGGGCCGCCCGCCGCCGCGTGTCAAGGCACCTTCCGTGAAATCGGCTGCCGTCATCGGGACGTCGCACCACTCCGCCGCGCGGCAGACCCCCACGCGCGAGAGCATGCCACAGGAAACGGTTGCAGCTGAGGTAGTATTCCCCAACCCAAGGAGAGAGGTCGCATGCCAGGACTGACCCCCGGACGCCGTTATCAACCCGCCTACTACGGATTCACCAGACAGCCGATGCCCGAGCGGCTGATAACGTTCGTCGAGCGCCAGGTCAAGGGCGCGCTGTTCGGCTGCCGGATGTGCGGCAACTGCCTGCTACAGGAGACCGCGTACATCTGCCCGATGGAGTGCCCCAAGGGCTTGCGCAACGGCCCGTGCGGCGGCTCGACACCCGAGGGGTGCTACGTCGACTCGAGCCGGCCGTGCATCTGGTATCGCATCTACGAGCGCGCCGAACGGATGGGCCGCACCGACAAGCTGATGGAGATCCTGCCGCCGCTCGACTGGTCGCGCACGGGCCGTGAGACCTGGCTCGAGGTGGGTCGCAAGGTGCGCGACCGCGGCTACGGCGCGGCCGCCGCCAGTCTGGTGAAACGCCGAGACGAGCGCCGGGCGTTCTGGGACCCGCTTTTCCGCGAGATCCGCCAGCCGTGGTGGTGGAACGGCGACGACCAGCCGCACCCGGCGCCGGCCCATCAGCCGGTTTCCTCTCTCGAGGAGAAACTCGCCAGCGGCCAGTTCGTCGTCACCTCCGAGGTGGCGCCGCCCCTGTCGGTCGCGCCCGACGAGTTGATCCGCACGCTGAACCTGTTGCGGGATTATGTCGACGCCGCGAACTTCACCGACAGCCCGTCGGCGACGGCGCGCATGTCATCTCTGGCATGCGCCGCGATCGCGATTACCCAGGGTGTCGAGCCCGTCATGCAGATCGCCGCGCGCGACCGTACCCGAACGGGCGTGCAGGCGGATATTCTCGGCGCCGCGGCCCTCGGCGTGCGCAACGTGCTGTGCCTCACCGGGGACCACCCAAAACAGGGGCCCGGACCGCAGAGCCGCATGGATATCTGGGACATCGACTCCATCCAGATGCTGTGGATCCTGCGGCGCATGCGCGACGCGCGGATGTATCTCGACGGCCGCGCCATCGCAAGTCCGCCGCGCCTGTTACTGGGCGCCGCGGCGTCGCCCTCGGCGTCGAGCCCGCGCATCCAGGCGCTGCGCGAACTGAAGAAGGTGCACGCCGGCGCGCAGTTCTTCCAGAGCAACCTCGTGTACGACGTCGAGCACTTCGAGCGCTACCTGGCCGAACTCGACAAGGCCGGCGTGCTCGCGCTCGCGCCGTTGCTGGCCGGCATCACGCCGGTGCGCAGTGCCCGCGCAGCACGCGCGATGACGGCCGTGCCGGGGATCCGCATTCCGCAGGCCCTCATCGATCGCCTCGAGCACTCGGCCGATCCGCAGGAAGAAGGCGTGCAGATCACGCTCGAGATCATCGATCGCGTCCGTCGCCTGCCGGGCGTGCGCGGCGTCCATATCATGGCCGTCGGCTGGGAGCTCATCGTGCCGCGCCTTGTGCGGGAGGCGAACCTCAAGGAGTTGCCGGCGCACGTGCTCGAGGCGGCCCAGCCGCTGGCGGTGCGCACGCGCGGCCGCAGCCGCACCGGTTCAGCCGCGGCGGCGCTGCGCCCCCCAACCGAACATACCGAACGCCAGTACCTGGACGCGCTTGCCGAAAAGGTCGTGGTCTTCGACGGCGCGATGGGCACGGAGCTTCAGAAACACGCCCTCACGGCGGCCGACTTCGGCGGCGAGCAGTATGTGGGCTGCAACGACTACCTTGTGCTCCAGAAGCCTGAGATCATCGAGGCGGTGCACGCGTCGTTCCTGGAGGCCGGCTGTGATGTCATCGAAACATGCACGTTCCGATCGAACCGCCTGACGCTGGCGGAGTACGGCCTGGGGACGCGCGTGCCGGAGATCAATCGCGCTGCGTCCGCCCTCGCCCGCCGCGTCGCCGATCGGCACGCGACGCGGGGTCAGCGCCGATTCGTCGCCGGCTCGATCGGGCCGAGTGGCAAGCTGCCGTCCTCGTCTGATCCCGAGCTCTCGCGCGTCTCCTTCGACGAGTTGGCGGACGTGTTCGC
Encoded here:
- a CDS encoding YajQ family cyclic di-GMP-binding protein, with the translated sequence MAGTCSFDVTSTVDLQEVDNALNQARKEVVQRYDFKGSKAAIEFSRADNTITLVADDEFKMQALWEIVQGRMVKRSVPVKNLTLGEIERGGNDTVRRVVTLQQGIPVDTSKAIVKFLKDRKLKKVQAAIQADQLRISSPSKDELQAVMQLLRAEDFGIALQFGNRRDQ
- a CDS encoding alpha/beta fold hydrolase, encoding MRHLIYLHGFGSSPESTKARLFAERLCPLGIDVRCPDLNEPDFSTLTTTRMIAQVEQEMALLPHGPLALVGSSLGGFVAYQVAVRQARARDAGMPVRSPIDRLVLLAPALDFGRSGFGPLDAAGLERWRRTDRYDVMHYALNQIRPIRFALYEDAQKHDSFAEQISTPTLIFHGRRDDVVDPAMVQRFAAGRLGVSLRMLDDDHLLGANLELIWAESARFLGVSGR
- a CDS encoding PIN domain-containing protein translates to MIVADTGAMIALFDRSDRHHETVRRLYEDDPDAWLLPWAVLPEIDYLVAAHLGTRAEDLWLADLASGAFAVEWGRQEDLAAADRLCRRYKTLRLGLVDAVVITTAERLRAEAIATLDLKHFGAVPIKGKPRLLPRDA
- a CDS encoding PrsW family intramembrane metalloprotease, whose amino-acid sequence is MTGQRLVKPRTLVWLGVATAVVLWATATGLGARVFAAALVASALPLPIYLAAALWLDRFEPEPRGMLAMAFLWGASVAIVVAGIVNQVMDASLGESLSSILTAPLAEEVLKAFILFRFYSRKKTEFDGVVDGLIYAAMVGLGFAFMENIDYYGRALIKEGPGGLAVTFTLRGVMAPFSHPLFTGLTGIGLGVARQTHRRWVRSVAPSLGLVGAIGLHATWNAGASMGCVFFLVYAAVMVPAMMALLAVAAFSLRSEGRLIHTYLAVDRERGVLSDTEHQALCSVRGRLHASTVALTREGWVAWRRRRAFHRAASELAFHRHRVADGDEPADAALEADWVNRLNEFQTRG
- a CDS encoding SET domain-containing protein-lysine N-methyltransferase; translation: MKTPSYPRIVRRRSRLHGWGVFAIETIPKNTRIIDYAGEKITTRESHAREAAHQAHGHIWLFAINHRWVRDGEVGGSIARYINHGCKPNCYSRVVGDTIWICAARTVQPGMELSYRYYTGGKAGIACQCRPGCTTKL
- a CDS encoding heme-binding domain-containing protein, with amino-acid sequence MSHSTRRRIVLGFVVVVVAAQFIRPDRTNPAVVPEQALEAGGHVPAQVVATLKRGCYDCHAHTTIWPWYTNVTPVSWMMADHVNEGRQKLNFSTWNTLPAKRRVKELEKIQRLVTDGEMPLASYLLIHRDAKMSDDDKQIVSNWTSAERARLMQEEAIATMPAFAPTSTYGGFVYVSGILPGAAIAPPSVAEDIRRQTTRVLDELKARLAKAGTSLDRVVTLSVYLKRAEDFAAMNQVWAKYWPKDPPSRTTVIAGLPSPGALIQVTAIAATPDTPRQTIHPKAWLKSPSPYSYAVKSGDTLFLAGLVARRGVDNTTVNGDITVQTRTVLENAKAILAEAGFGFNDVVSARVFLTDVANFARMNETYRSAWPKDPPARATVITGLTNSGYLVEITFVAVKGGARVAYTTPIADGTAGIPSPNLSGAINIGPRLFASGMLGIVPGKTPDAALQAREILARLGRTIALGGAQWSNVIESVVYVTDLGKAPAVLNAFRAQVGPALPVGTLVVSGLVSPGGLAEIMLTTGK
- a CDS encoding SpoIID/LytB domain-containing protein, which translates into the protein MIAERVRLSRSRLLAAVGALLCLAAWPGLAAAQPASSTGPAYLLIDLSSKRVVAESRPDVLAAATAPGSVIKIATLIAAMEQGVVDEATRIVCRRTVTVDGRTLTCVHPDLHRPLGASEALGYSCNVFFATVAQRLPRAALDDVLVRMGLGPSGGGAPTALVALGLAGVCATPRGLLDGFIRVTGPASSFRMSDRTRATVIGGLRMAATVGTASAFGSAGVPALAKTGTAPMAGGGYLGVVVATTPDSKPAYAIVVVVPGGAGADAAAVAVDVLRTWGIARARDGGGATQAPSTPDLGSTGAAARSVSRSVRSGEVRIGITRRGGGYDPVWLPLESYVARVVAGEMSAGAPMAALEALTITVRTFAAANRGRHAAEGFDFCDLTHCQVLGLATAETERAARSTAGLVLREGDHVARVFYSAWCGGHTEAPSHVWAGADDPAYLPARPDPACQNEAGWTSEVAEPQLRRVLEAAGLRGSAVRGFSVASRHPSGRAAMLRVEGMAPDHIDANTFQLAAGRVLGWQVVKSTLFNVRRSGVGFVLSGRGLGHGVGLCVRGAASRAAQGRSRVEILAAYFPGLQVAALSGTDSGAGGAVMSGSDPAIRVLLPEADRERLDEVRSLTRQLARVMSSSLGVALPSVLDLQFHPTVEAYTRATGQPWWTSARTKGSRIDLLPLDVLRKRGILELTLRHELVHVLIDPLLRDRPLWVREGLAIVKAGERAAGTTVGRSTRGPNSAAGPRGVACPADADFRAAASPEAWRGVYEAAGGCVARALASGTRWQDLR